The Anaerolineae bacterium genome includes the window AAGCGCATGCTCAAGCAATGGCCGACCTGGGGGAGGGCGACGTGGTTTCGCGGGGGTTAAAAGACGCCCACCTGGGCTACAGGCGTTACCAGTGGGCCATGCTGGCCAGCTTTTCTATGCTGATATTTATGCTCGGTTTCCCCATAATCTATCTGGCCCTGGGATTAAAAGAGGATTCAAGCCAGGCCATTGGGCTGTATGTTGTGGACGACATCCTATTCTATGGTCTCACCACGTTTGTACTATTATCTGCCCGGCAGCTTTTCACCTGGCGTTTTCATCTGCCGCTGGCCGACCGGTTTATCCGGCTGAGTGTCGGCGGGTTGACCCTGCAAATCATCGCCGATATTAGCAGCGTGCTTTTATTTGGCTATTCGCACAACGTGGGAAACAAATTTGTTACTATTTTCCAAACGGGTTCCGGCTTGGAAGCAGGATTACACCTGGTTTCGTTGATTGGTTTTGTTATCATTGGGGTGGGGCTGTTAGGTTTGGCCCGTGAAATTCTAAAAAACAAAACAGACCTGTATGGTTTGGGCCCTCCCCTGGCCGTTTTGCTCATAGTAATGGGGGGGTGTTTTTTCAGCAGTTGGTTATGGCTCAATATCCCTTCGGCCATTTCTCAGTTGGTGGGTGTGCTGGTGTTATTGAGTCATTTTTTAATATGGCCGTTGCTCACCCTGTTGTTTTTTAGAGTGTTGTATCGCCCTACCGGCCACCCCATCCGGCTGGCCTAAAAGAGACCAGCGACCAACGACCAACGACCAGCGACCGGATCAATTTTCGTCGTTCGTCGTTTGTCATTCGTCGTTGACCGCCTGCCCTTGACAAATTCAATGATCCCATTATAATCTCCCGCACTTAATCAACCATCTTCAGCCCAGTCTTTGGGCCAGGATACTGCTATGGGGCATCAGCGCGCCGAGCGACTCCAACCGCATCGTTTTTTGACCGCTTTAGTGCAGTGCGTCTGTACCGGGCGGGTGCAGCCGATTGATTCGGGTTGCCCGCCCGGATCGGACGTTATCAGTTGCACCCGCCGCTCACCCACTTTCGCGGTGAGTCGCGCCGGTTGAGCGAAGCTGCCTTTCAGGTGTCTAGCTAAAATTTTATTGAGCCGCCATATCCGCCTCACTTAATTGAGCGCGTTGGTTGTGTTCAACTGAGCCAGACTCATCGCCAGGACGTTTGCCCGCCGGTGAGTCTTTTTGATTCTTGAGCGCATGCCAGCAAATCTCTCCGGCCCTGCTCATCTCAACCAACAAACACAATGCAAAATACAAATGGGGGAAATTATGAAAATTGCAAACGATGTAACCGAATTGATTGGCAATACGCCCCTGGTGCGGATCAACCGTTTAACCGAGGGTTGCGTGGCCGATGTTGTAGCCAAATTGGAATATTTCAACCCGGCGCACAGCGTTAAAGATCGCATTGGCGTGTCAATGATTGACGCCGCCGAAAAAGCCGGCCTGATTAAGCCTGCTACCATTATCCTGGAGCCAACCAGCGGCAATACCGGCATTGCCCTGGCCTTTGTTTGCGCCGCCCGCGGTTACAAATGCGCCCTGGTGATGCCCGATACCATGAGCCTTGAACGGCGCATGCTGCTGCGAGCCTACGGCGCGGAACTGATTTTGACGCCCGGTAGCGAGGGCATGGGCGGGGCCATCCGCAAAGCCGAAGAACTGGCCGCCGCCGACTCGCGCTACTTTATCCCACAACAATTCCAGAACCCGGCCAACCCCAAAATCCATCGCCGCACCACGGCCGAAGAAATCTGGCGAGACACCGGCGGCCAGGTTGACCTGCTGGTGGCGGGCATTGGCACCGGCGGCACCATCACCGGCGTTGGTGAAGTGCTCAAGGCCCGCAAACCTTCTTGCCGGGTCGTCGCCGTAGAGCCGGATGCCTCGCCGGTGCTTTCCGGCGGACAAAAAGGACCGCATCCCATCCAGGGTATTGGCGCGGGGTTTGTTCCCCAGGTGCTCAATACCAAAATTTATGATGAAGTGGTCCGGGTTAAAGGTGAAGATGCCTTTGCCACAGCCCGGCGCATGGCCGCCGAGGAAGGGCTGTTGGTCGGCATCTCATCCGGGGCAGCGGTATGGGCCGCCTTGCAAGTGGCCCGCCGCGCGGAAAATGAGGGTAAACTTGTGGTGGTCATTATTCCCTCTTTTGGCGAGCGTTACTTGAGCACGGCTCTATTTGCCGATTTAGCGGATTAGAAAAGTAGGGCGGCGGAAGTAGGGCCGCAACAAGGGTGGCGCACCCGCTCCCTTCCTTGGCCCTCCTTCTCCTCCCGGTTTGGTAAGGAGCAACTCATGTTTAAAACAATAAAACGCGATCTACAAACCGTTTTTGAACGCGACCCGGCAGCGCGCAGTATCCCCGAAGTTTTACTGTGTTACGCCGGTTTGCATGCCCTGTGGGGGCATCGCCTGGCGCATTGGCTGTGGGAGCATCAGGCCAAACTGCCGGCCCGCTGGCTATCGCACCTGATGCGCTGGCTGACCGGCATCGAAATTCATCCCGGCGCTCAAATTGGCCCCAACTTTTTTATTGACCATGGCATGGGCGTGGTTATTGGCGAAACCGCCGAAATTGGGGCCAATGTGACGCTCTATCACGGCGTCACCCTGGGTGGAGTTAGCCTGGAGAAAGGCAAGCGCCACCCCACTTTGGAGGATGGGGTGGTGGTGGGGGCGGGGGCCAAAGTATTAGGCCCAATTACCATTGGCGCGTGCAGCCGCATTGGAGCCAACGCGGTGGTGGTAAAGCCTGTGCCGGCCAACTCGGTGGTGGTGGGGGTGCCGGGCCGCATGATCGAGCGCAGTAAACCCCATGTTCCCGAAGACCGCCCCGACCTGCGGCACGACCGCCTGCCCGACCTGGTTTGTTCGGCGCTGGACGCGGTTATAGCCCGCGTCAACGCCCTTGAGCGACAAAATGGAAACGGGACAGACAGGCGTCCTATTCCCTTTGCCACCAAAGAACAGGTCTGGCAGGGAGAGGATTTTTCAATTTAGGTTTGCGGGAAATTGATGTTAAAATATTTTTAGAAGTTGTCTGAAAAGCATGTTATTTCGAGGCCATAGGCCGAGAAATCCCTGGAATTTCGCCGGAAAACTTCATGCCGCGGGGATTCCTCGCTATCGCTCGAAATGACATGGCAACGTCTTATTGGCCACTACAGAATCTCGTCGAAAAACTTCAACATGTCAAAAAAACTCTGCCCTAAAATCATCCTGGAAGGCACTCGCCTGACCCACAAAACCGAGATCGCCTTTGCCCTGAACGAACATCCCCGCGTTGTTGGGCCGCGGAAATATCGTTATCACTCGCCCCTCGTCTCCGCCGAGTGGTGCGCCTTTACCAATTTTCCCTGGGGGCGCGGCTTGATCAACTTTGAACCGCAAGAAGAAGCCCTGGCTCTGGAAACCTATCAAACCTGGCTGCGTTTATTTGAGCTACAGCGTTACTATTCCTGGATCGTTGACCGCTTTCACATTTCCACCCGCCTGTATCAATTTAAAACTTACGGCAAAGATTATAAATTTGACTGGCTGGAGGAGCGGCTCCAGGCGTTGGGCTTCCGCCTGGTTTTTTGCACCCGCACGCCGGAGTCCTTTGCCCAGGCCCGGGAGAAACGGCTTTTGGTTTCAGGCAATCCGGCGCAATACGATCATCTGCAAGTATTTATTGAAGAACAGGCAGACTTTCGCCGTTTGGTGAGCGAGTCAATCCTCCCCACCCTGGAAGTGGACATCTCCAACGACGATATTGCCAAAGCCGCCGACAGAATTGCCGATTGGCTGGAACAAACCGGCGGGCTGTGGGCCGAATAAGGTAACCTTATTATCCCCGTCGACATTTAAAGTTTTTAATGACCGGTTTTGGGTAAGATAATTGTTATTTCCGTCCATCGGCCCCCGGCATTTCTCTCAATTGCCAGGGAGCCGCCCACGGCCTGAGCGCGCACCCGTAAATTGGCCAGGCCGGCCCCACCCTTATCAATCGGACGGGCGGCCACCTCTTTAAGATCAAATCCCTGGCCGTCGTCGGAAATGGTCAGGCAAAAATCTTTGTCGTTGTTTGATATGGTGATCCGCACATTTTGGGCGTTGGCATGTTTGCGAATGTTGAGCAGGGCCTCCTGCACTACTCTGAAGAGGGCCAATTTTTGCTGGTTGGAATAGGGGGGAAAGTTTGTGATATTGCAGTTACATTCCACCGGCGGCCCGCCTCTTTCCAGATGATGGTCTATGGCACGCTGGATATATTCATTCAAGTTGGCCTCCGGCTCAAGTTGAGGCCGGCGCATGTCGGCAATTACCTCGCGCACCTGATGAGAGGCCAATTGGATACGGCCTTCTAACTCGGCCAATTCTGTGGCCAACATCTCTAAATTGCCCCGTTCTAACAGCTTGCGGCAAATACCGGCTTGCAGGCCAAGTTGAAGCGTGGTTTGCGCCACGCCGTCGTGCAATTCTCTGGCTACGTAACGACGTTCATCTTCCAACGTGTTCAACAATATTTCAGTCATATATTTACGTCCTTGACGTTTGGTTTTCAACTTTCTTTACCGTGATGCCGTCATTCCAAAAAAGTGGAGTGTTTTGGCGCGGCCAGCCCTGGCGGATGGTTTGAAAGCCGCAGTTTATTTCTGTTCCAGCATGTCACCCTATTATTCTACCACAATCTTGCTTCATCGTCTTGTTTCGGTTCAGGGTTCTTTGCCCGAAAGTTGGAGCAAAAACGAGGATATTTCGGCCAATGACATAATTTTGTCAACCGCTTTTTCCTGAATGGCCGAGTAGGGCATGATGCCTGATTCGGCGGTGGTCGGGTCCTGGGCAATGGTCAGGCCACCTTTTTCTTTAATTTTTTTTAAGCCGGCCGTACCGTCGTTATTGGCGCCGGTGAGAATAAGGCCGATCAGGCTGGAGAGATAGGCCTCCGCAGCCGTTTCAAATAGCACGTCAATAGAAGGGCGCGAATAACAAACTTTGGCCTCGGCCGAAAGCGACAATGTTTTATCCTGTTCTACCAGTAAATGGTAGTTGGCCGGGGCAATATAAACCAGGCCGGGTTTTATCGGTTCTTTCTCCTCCGCCTCCTTCACCGTTAATTGGCACGACTCGTTCAAAGAAAAGGCCAAAAAATCGTCCGGCGCGGGCAGCCGGTGCTGGACAACGAGTATTGGCAAGGCAAAATCGGCAGGCAGGGGGGCCAGAATTTCTTGCAGCGCCTTTAACCCCCCGGCGGAGGTGCCAATAACAATGGTTTGGTAATCCATCACCCTATAAACGTTCGGCCGGCCTCTAAAAAATCCGTTCGCCGAATTTCTCCTTTTTGCACTGATATATTTTTTCTTTGGCCGCAAACTCAATAAAATCCTTTTTGACTTTTGAAAAGTGGAGAGTTTCTTTGCTGCCCAAACAAAGAAACCCGTTATAAAGTAAACTATCTCTAAAAAGCGACAGCACCCGGTTTTGCAAGTCGCGGTCAAAATAGATGAGCACGTTGCGGCACAAAATCAGGTGCATTTCGCCAAATACGCCGTCGGTGGCCAGGTTATGGTTGGCAAAGGTAATATTTTCTTGCAGCGCCGCATCCATAATCACCGATTGATACCGCGCCCGGTAGTAATCGGCCAGCGAGTTTTTGCCGCCGGTTTTTTGGTAATTAATGGAGTATTCTTTGATGCGCTCCAGGGAGTATATTCTGGTTTTGGCCTTTTCCAGAGCGGCGTCGTTGAAATCGGTGGCGTAAATATGGGCGCGTTTGTAAAGTCCTTCCTCTTGCAGAACAATAGCCAAAGAGTAGGTTTCTTCGCCGGTGGCGCAGCCGGCCTGCCAGATGTTGATATAGGGGAAGGTTTTTAAAAAAGGGATTATCTTTTCTCGCAGGGCCAGGTAAAACCAGGGATCGCGGAACATCTCTGTAACCGTGATGGACATATCAAAAAAGAGCGATTGAAAAAGCGCTTCGTCGTACAACACTTTGGCCGTTAACGCCGAAATTGTTTCAAGTTTTGATTTGCAAAGGTGATGTTGGACCCGCCGCTTAACAGAGGCCGGGCTGTATTGCCTGAAATCGTAGCCATAACGGCGATAAATTGCTTCCAGCAGCAGCTCAAGTTCAATTTGTTCAATTTTTACTTTTTCCATCAATTTATCCCTTTTCCGCAGCCGCGGCGGGCACGGTAAACTTTACCGTTGTGCCTTTGTCCGGTTCACTCTCTATCCAAATTCGGCCCCCATTTTTCTCCACCATTTCCTGGCACAAGATCAGGCCCAGGCCCGTGCCTTTCTCCTGAGCCGTTCCCGCGGTGGTGTGATGCACCTCTAATTTGAACAAGTTAGCAATATCTTCCGGCCTGATGCCCACCCCCGTATCGGTAATGTTTACCTCCACCCAGGCGGTATCCCGGCCGGAAGAGAGGCCATTTTGACAAATCGAAAGCGTTACCTGGCCCCCTAAAGGGGTAAACTTGAGCGCGTTGCTAGTTAAATTACGAATAACCGTTTCAATCATATAGGCATCGGCATGCACAATTATTCCTTCTGCAATCAGCTGTTGCAACCGGATTTTTTTACTGGCGGCTACTTCTTGCAACAAACTGACGGTATTTTCAGCCAACTGGTACAAATCAACCAGGCCGGGTTCATATTCTATCCGCCCCCGCTGTAACTGCGACCAGGTTAACAGGTTTTCTAATAAATTGTGCGCCGCTTTGGCCTGGTTATGGATACTCTCGCTCATTTCCTGAATATCTGCCTGGCTCAACCGGTCAATCATCTCCATCATCAGTTGGGCGTTGCCCAGTAAAACGTTGAACGGGTTTCGCAGGTCGTGAGAGATAATTGAGAAGAATTTGTCTTTGTCCGCATTCAGCTTTTTCTCCAGTTCGTACAGCCGGGCGTTACGAATGGCAATGGCAATTTGATTGGTGAGTGTTTGCAGCACCCGTTCTTCTTCGGTATCAAACCGCGCCTTGCACTCGCTTTGAATGTCCAGAACCCCAATCATTTCTTGGGCCACGTGCAGCGGCAGGGCCAATTCTGAACGTGTTTTGGGCAAAGCGTTCATTGTCAAAAACCTGGGGTCGGTACTAACGTCATCGGCCCGGTAAGTTTGGCCCGTGCGAGCCACCCAGGCAATGATGCCGCGCTCCGCATCCAGTTCAATTGACGCGCCCGGCTCCAGCATCTGGTTTCCATTACGTCCCAGCCCGGCCTGTAAAATAACCCTGTCTTTGGTTTCGTTCAATAGCCACACCCCGGCAAAGTAGTAGCCAAACTTGCTCTGAATTGATTGCACCACGGCTGCCAGCAACTCGTCTAACTCAAGAATCGAGGTAACCTGTTGGCCCACTTGATTGCTGGCCTCCAATTGCACGGCTCGTTTTGACAGGGCAACATTGGCGTCTTGCAGCTCACCGGTTACCTGGATCAGGGCCTCATTTTTATCATTCAACTCATTAACCAGGTGTTGCAATTTGACCCGTTGGTGGTAAAGGTCCAGAAAAACTTTGACTTTGCTGAGCAAAATCTGCGGCACAAACGGCTTGCTCAAAAAGTCAACCGCCCCGGCATCATAGCCCTTGCGATGATGATACTCGTCGGAATAGATGGCGCTGACAAAGATTACGGGCAAGCTGGCCGTGCTGGTATTGCCCCGCCACAACTCCACCAACTCGTAGCCGTCCATCTCGGGCATCTGCACATCCACAATGGCCAAACAAAAATCCTGTTCCAGGGTTAAGCTCAGCGCCTCAACCCCAGACGTGGTTTGCACCACCTCCACCGCCAGTTGTTTCAGGAGGTTTTCTAAGGCAAAGAGGTTTTGGGGCTTGTCGTCAACGATCAAAATTTTGGGTTTTGTTTGAGATTCACTCATCGTTCGCTCCATAAAAACCAGATGAATCCAGGGCCAACGGGCCAATCGCCGCTACTGATACAACCACACCCGCAACATCGAGAAGAGGCGGTCAATGTCCACGGGCTTGGGCAAATAATCATTGGCCCCCACTTCCAAACACTTCTCGCGGTCGCCCGTCATGGCCTTGGCGGTGAGGGCCAAAATGGGCAGGGTTTTGAACTGGGGTTGGGCGCGGATGCGTTTGATGGTTTCATAGCCGTCCAACACCGGCATCATAATGTCCATCAAGACCAGGTCTATCTTTGGCTCTTCCGCCAACAATTCCAGGGCTTTTTGCCCATTTTGGGCAATCTTGACGATGATGCCCTTATCGGACAACAACTTGGACAGGGCAAAGGAGTTGCGCATATCGTCATCCACAATCAGCACCTTCTTGTCTTTCAGCAGGTCATCCTGGTGGTAGAGTTGTTTGATGGTCTGTTGTTTGTCGGAGGGCATGTCGGCCACCACCCGGTGCAGGAAGAGGGCGGTTTCATCGAGCAGGCGTTCGGGGGATTTGACGCCTTTGACGATGACGCTGTCGGCATATTGCATCAGTTCCTCGTTCTCTTGTGGGGTCAACTCTCGGCCGGTGTAGACAATGACGGGGCAGCGGACGATGGTTTCATCGCGGTTGATGGTGTTCAACACTTCAAAGCCGTTCATATCGGGCAGGCTGAGGTCCAGGATCATACAATCAAAGGGTTGTACGCGCAAGAGTTCCAGGGCTATCTTTCCCTGTTCGGCTTCGCTGATGCGCACATCGTTGCCGTTGAGGAGTTTTTTGATGCTGCGGCGGGAGTGGGCGTCATCTTCCACCAGCAGGAGGGTTTTGATCTGGCGGGAGATGAGGCCCTGGATTTTTTCAAAGGCTTGCTCCAGGCCTTCCTGGCTGACGGGCTTGGTGAGATAGCCCATGGCCCCGCGCCGGTAGGCGTCCAGGACTTCATCCTCCACGGACATAATGTGGACGGGGATGTGGCGGGTGGCGGGGTCGTTTTTCAAGCGGGCCAGCACTTCCCAACCGCTGATGTCGGGCAGGTTGAGGTCGAGGATGATGGCCTGGGGTTGGTAGGTTTTGACCAAATCTAAGCCGGCCTGGCCCTGGTTGGCGATGAGACATTTGAAGCCCTTTTTGTGGGCGTAGTTGTAGGCCACTTTGGCAAACTTGGGGTCGTCCTCGATGATGAGGACGACTTTGATCTCCTCCCCGGGTTGGGCGGGTGCGTTCAGGTCGGTTCGATCATCGGCCACGCGGGCCAGTTTTGGGGATGGGGTGGAGGGGATAACCGGAGGCGGCTGAGATGCAGCAGGCTTTGAGGGCCGGCTGGTGGGGGAAATTTGCGCTTTGGCCGTATCCCGGATACCCTGTCCGGCAATGGGCAGGTAGAGGGTGAAGGTGCTGCCCCGGCCCGGTTCGCTTTCCACCTCAATCTGGCCGCCCAGTTTGGCCGCCAACTCTCTGGAAATGGACAGGCCCAGGCCGGTGCCGCCGTACTGCCGGCTGGTGCCGCCGTCGGCCTGCTGAAAGGCTTCAAAGATGACCTTGAGTTGTTCTGCCGTCATCCCAATGCCGGTATCGGCCACGCTGAGGGCAATGGCCTGGCTGGGGTCCAGGCTACTGCGAGACAGGTCAACGTGGCTATCGGGGCGATAGATATTCAGGCTAACGCTGCCCTGGTCGGTGAACTTGAAGGCATTGGACAGCAGATTTTTGATAATTTGTTGCACCCGCTGGGAATCGGTAGTGAGGGTCAAAGGCACATCCTCCGCCACAGTGAGGTTGAAGGCCAGTCCTTTTTCCTGGGCCAGGTGATTGAATTGAACCTGCATGGCGGAAACCAGGTCGGTCAGGGGCATCTGTTCAAAGGAGAAGGACATCTGGCCGGCTTCCACTTTGGACAGGTCCAGGATGTCATTGATGAGGTTCAGCAGGTCGGTGCCGCCGCTGTACATGATCTGGGCGGATTCGACCTGTTCTGGGTTCAGATTGCCTTCTTTGTTATCGGCCAGCATGCGGGCCAGGATGAGCAGGCTGTTCAACGGCGTGCGCAGTTCGTGGGACATATTGGCCAGGAATTCGGATTTGTACTTGCTGGCCAGGGCCAGTTCCTGGGCTTTGCGTTGCAGTTCCTCTTGGGCCTCCTTGAGTTCCTGGTTTTGTTGGTCCAGGATGGTTTGTTTTTCTTTGAGTTGGGCTTCGGAGAGGCGCAGGCTTTCGGTTTGGGCTTCGAGTTCTTCGTTGGCCACGCGCAGTTCTTCGCTTTGGGTTTGCAGTTCTTCGGCTTGTTGTTGGGTTTCGGCCAGCAGTTCGTTGATGCGGGCGCGGGCCTGGGCGGTGTTAAAGGCAATGGCAATGCTGTCGAGGGCGGTTTGCAGGAATTCGGTTTGGGCCTGGCTGAACTGGGTCAGCGTGCCCAGTTCAATCACCCCCACCACCCGATTTTCATACACAAAGGGATAGATCATAACAAACTTGGGCGGCGTTTCAACTAACCCCGACCGGATGGCCAGGTGCTCATCCGGCACATTGGCTATGAGCATGGGTTGTTTTTCCAGCGCCACCTGTCCCACCAAACCCTCCCCAAATTTGAACTGGGTGTTTGAATTGTTGCGGCTATAGGCATAACTGCCCACCAGCTTCAGGTAGTTATTTTCAGCAACATATAATACCCCAATGGGGGCTTCCAGGTATTGGCACAACTGCCGAATAATATTGTTAGCCAAGGTGGCCACATCCTGCTCGCCCTGCATTTTATCGTTCAGTTGGGCCTGGCCGGTGGTTTGCCAGATTTTCATTTCCAGGGCCTGGTTGGCAAGCTCTATCTCTTTGCGGGCCTGTTCCGCTTCTTTGCGGGCTTGTTCCGCTTCTTCCTTACTTTGGGTGGTTTCTTCAAACAGGCGGGCGTTGGTCAGGGCCACGGCGATGTGATTGGCCAGCAAACGCAACAGGTCCGCCTCCTTTTCATCCAAACCACCAATCCTGTCCGCTTGCACATCCAGCACGCCCACCACCTTGCCTTCTAGCATAATGGGCACGGCCATTTCGGCGTAGGTGTGGGGCAAGAGGGGGTTGGGTAGCCAGTCGGCCGCCTTGCGCACGTTATCCACTATCACCACTTTGCCGGTGCGGGCCGCGCGCGCCACCAGCGATTGTTCTTGTTTCAGGGAAATACTCCAGCCATCGGCCACCATCTGCCGCCCGGCTTCGCCGGCCCCGGCAGCCAGGTGCAGAACATCCCCGGTTTCATTGAGCAAATAAACGTGGGCGTGGTACAGGCCA containing:
- a CDS encoding hybrid sensor histidine kinase/response regulator yields the protein MSESQTKPKILIVDDKPQNLFALENLLKQLAVEVVQTTSGVEALSLTLEQDFCLAIVDVQMPEMDGYELVELWRGNTSTASLPVIFVSAIYSDEYHHRKGYDAGAVDFLSKPFVPQILLSKVKVFLDLYHQRVKLQHLVNELNDKNEALIQVTGELQDANVALSKRAVQLEASNQVGQQVTSILELDELLAAVVQSIQSKFGYYFAGVWLLNETKDRVILQAGLGRNGNQMLEPGASIELDAERGIIAWVARTGQTYRADDVSTDPRFLTMNALPKTRSELALPLHVAQEMIGVLDIQSECKARFDTEEERVLQTLTNQIAIAIRNARLYELEKKLNADKDKFFSIISHDLRNPFNVLLGNAQLMMEMIDRLSQADIQEMSESIHNQAKAAHNLLENLLTWSQLQRGRIEYEPGLVDLYQLAENTVSLLQEVAASKKIRLQQLIAEGIIVHADAYMIETVIRNLTSNALKFTPLGGQVTLSICQNGLSSGRDTAWVEVNITDTGVGIRPEDIANLFKLEVHHTTAGTAQEKGTGLGLILCQEMVEKNGGRIWIESEPDKGTTVKFTVPAAAAEKG
- a CDS encoding chemotaxis protein CheB codes for the protein MDYQTIVIGTSAGGLKALQEILAPLPADFALPILVVQHRLPAPDDFLAFSLNESCQLTVKEAEEKEPIKPGLVYIAPANYHLLVEQDKTLSLSAEAKVCYSRPSIDVLFETAAEAYLSSLIGLILTGANNDGTAGLKKIKEKGGLTIAQDPTTAESGIMPYSAIQEKAVDKIMSLAEISSFLLQLSGKEP
- the cysK gene encoding cysteine synthase A; its protein translation is MKIANDVTELIGNTPLVRINRLTEGCVADVVAKLEYFNPAHSVKDRIGVSMIDAAEKAGLIKPATIILEPTSGNTGIALAFVCAARGYKCALVMPDTMSLERRMLLRAYGAELILTPGSEGMGGAIRKAEELAAADSRYFIPQQFQNPANPKIHRRTTAEEIWRDTGGQVDLLVAGIGTGGTITGVGEVLKARKPSCRVVAVEPDASPVLSGGQKGPHPIQGIGAGFVPQVLNTKIYDEVVRVKGEDAFATARRMAAEEGLLVGISSGAAVWAALQVARRAENEGKLVVVIIPSFGERYLSTALFADLAD
- a CDS encoding sensor histidine kinase encodes the protein MTEILLNTLEDERRYVARELHDGVAQTTLQLGLQAGICRKLLERGNLEMLATELAELEGRIQLASHQVREVIADMRRPQLEPEANLNEYIQRAIDHHLERGGPPVECNCNITNFPPYSNQQKLALFRVVQEALLNIRKHANAQNVRITISNNDKDFCLTISDDGQGFDLKEVAARPIDKGGAGLANLRVRAQAVGGSLAIERNAGGRWTEITIILPKTGH
- a CDS encoding response regulator, with protein sequence MNESQTNSKILTVDPKSQKRRPTIGLLSIKPTATWSLLQWQGMVDACREREVNLIFFPGGGLRLSAEGYKGPDNYLYDLVSAEILDGLVIWASTVGAHCADQQELEGFCQRFQPLPIVSLERQLANAPTIVKDDYQSMRQIITHLIKAHGYRRLAFLLGTPSDPVHQARYRAYTETLADYDLPFEPNLVFQTDMLPALDERHLRPGLDFEAVVASDDDKALATLQMLQARGIRVPEEVAITGHDDQAVGTVVTPPLTTIHPRYYEMGQKSAEMILALIAGEQIPAQVILPTELVIRRSCGCAPAAVIQTVTEPTQAGQQPLEDALAANQENILAGIAQAVGGGDAALTWARRLLDSFTAEVQAEAADVFWRELEEILHQVVMNGGEVLAWQGALSVLWRLARPYLDGEALFRAEDLCLQGQAMIGEIAQRARGYQAWQVEQQTQLLNMIGATLITTFDIKGLMDTLAQELPRLGIPSGYLSIYENPQQPAAASRLLLAYHAQGRIELDVTGQVFPSSHLIPAGFWLPDRPYSFIVEPLYFREAQLGFVLFEVGPREGQIYTTLREQISSALKGALLVEQEEKRVRQLQTVAEVSTATSTILDTALLLQQVVDLTKERFGLYHAHVYLLNETGDVLHLAAGAGEAGRQMVADGWSISLKQEQSLVARAARTGKVVIVDNVRKAADWLPNPLLPHTYAEMAVPIMLEGKVVGVLDVQADRIGGLDEKEADLLRLLANHIAVALTNARLFEETTQSKEEAEQARKEAEQARKEIELANQALEMKIWQTTGQAQLNDKMQGEQDVATLANNIIRQLCQYLEAPIGVLYVAENNYLKLVGSYAYSRNNSNTQFKFGEGLVGQVALEKQPMLIANVPDEHLAIRSGLVETPPKFVMIYPFVYENRVVGVIELGTLTQFSQAQTEFLQTALDSIAIAFNTAQARARINELLAETQQQAEELQTQSEELRVANEELEAQTESLRLSEAQLKEKQTILDQQNQELKEAQEELQRKAQELALASKYKSEFLANMSHELRTPLNSLLILARMLADNKEGNLNPEQVESAQIMYSGGTDLLNLINDILDLSKVEAGQMSFSFEQMPLTDLVSAMQVQFNHLAQEKGLAFNLTVAEDVPLTLTTDSQRVQQIIKNLLSNAFKFTDQGSVSLNIYRPDSHVDLSRSSLDPSQAIALSVADTGIGMTAEQLKVIFEAFQQADGGTSRQYGGTGLGLSISRELAAKLGGQIEVESEPGRGSTFTLYLPIAGQGIRDTAKAQISPTSRPSKPAASQPPPVIPSTPSPKLARVADDRTDLNAPAQPGEEIKVVLIIEDDPKFAKVAYNYAHKKGFKCLIANQGQAGLDLVKTYQPQAIILDLNLPDISGWEVLARLKNDPATRHIPVHIMSVEDEVLDAYRRGAMGYLTKPVSQEGLEQAFEKIQGLISRQIKTLLLVEDDAHSRRSIKKLLNGNDVRISEAEQGKIALELLRVQPFDCMILDLSLPDMNGFEVLNTINRDETIVRCPVIVYTGRELTPQENEELMQYADSVIVKGVKSPERLLDETALFLHRVVADMPSDKQQTIKQLYHQDDLLKDKKVLIVDDDMRNSFALSKLLSDKGIIVKIAQNGQKALELLAEEPKIDLVLMDIMMPVLDGYETIKRIRAQPQFKTLPILALTAKAMTGDREKCLEVGANDYLPKPVDIDRLFSMLRVWLYQ
- a CDS encoding protein-glutamate O-methyltransferase CheR — its product is MEKVKIEQIELELLLEAIYRRYGYDFRQYSPASVKRRVQHHLCKSKLETISALTAKVLYDEALFQSLFFDMSITVTEMFRDPWFYLALREKIIPFLKTFPYINIWQAGCATGEETYSLAIVLQEEGLYKRAHIYATDFNDAALEKAKTRIYSLERIKEYSINYQKTGGKNSLADYYRARYQSVIMDAALQENITFANHNLATDGVFGEMHLILCRNVLIYFDRDLQNRVLSLFRDSLLYNGFLCLGSKETLHFSKVKKDFIEFAAKEKIYQCKKEKFGERIF
- the cysE gene encoding serine O-acetyltransferase; amino-acid sequence: MFKTIKRDLQTVFERDPAARSIPEVLLCYAGLHALWGHRLAHWLWEHQAKLPARWLSHLMRWLTGIEIHPGAQIGPNFFIDHGMGVVIGETAEIGANVTLYHGVTLGGVSLEKGKRHPTLEDGVVVGAGAKVLGPITIGACSRIGANAVVVKPVPANSVVVGVPGRMIERSKPHVPEDRPDLRHDRLPDLVCSALDAVIARVNALERQNGNGTDRRPIPFATKEQVWQGEDFSI